A region from the Thermanaeromonas toyohensis ToBE genome encodes:
- a CDS encoding RsbRD N-terminal domain-containing protein → MKLPKILAEKKPEIVARWFYLVVNTYPADTAKFLIQENDPFANPVGQALREGLEGLYEGWLKGASEKELYPYMDRIVRIRAVQDFSPGEAIGFVLLLKEALRQELKPEIGEGRVSWEDLEFTYSLVDRLLLLAFDVYTRCREELHEIRVKEIKNQVQKLWERVNKGTY, encoded by the coding sequence ATGAAGCTGCCCAAAATATTAGCAGAAAAAAAGCCAGAGATCGTGGCTAGGTGGTTCTATTTAGTGGTAAACACTTATCCCGCAGATACAGCTAAGTTTTTGATTCAAGAAAATGATCCCTTTGCTAACCCAGTAGGCCAGGCCTTGCGGGAAGGGTTGGAAGGGTTGTATGAGGGTTGGCTTAAGGGGGCAAGTGAAAAAGAACTTTATCCCTATATGGATAGAATAGTTCGCATCCGGGCGGTCCAGGATTTTTCACCTGGCGAGGCCATAGGTTTTGTGTTGCTATTGAAAGAGGCCTTACGTCAGGAATTGAAACCTGAGATAGGGGAAGGACGGGTGTCTTGGGAGGATTTGGAATTTACTTATTCACTGGTGGATAGGCTACTACTTTTGGCCTTCGATGTGTATACCAGATGCCGGGAGGAGCTACATGAGATACGAGTAAAAGAAATAAAGAATCAGGTTCAAAAGCTTTGGGAGCGGGTCAATAAAGGAACGTATTAA
- a CDS encoding cytochrome c biogenesis protein ResB: MRLAIYLLLILGALAAAGSLIPQGQPPEFYRAYYGNLLGGLLLRFSLHDVYHSWWFITLGGLLGINLLVCTARRVRQVKGIRGWGSLLLHVGVLVILVGAILSGALKRSVYVEMGVGDSLDLTSYGFPNTTLTVENFKIEYYPNLEPKQYISYVTLKTAQGKQTKKEIKVNYPLEFVGFKIYQVSYGWLLKGQVVSSDKIIPFELPDKKSLPLDETKGIRLLFMFLPDYDEESERLETRSPLPRNPRLASALMKGHEILEITLIRPGETAKLKEYSVTFSGYRYYTGLEIKKDPALWILYAGFILLLGGLAMRYLFR; the protein is encoded by the coding sequence ATGAGGCTGGCCATATACCTTCTTTTAATCTTAGGAGCCCTAGCTGCTGCTGGCAGCCTTATCCCCCAGGGTCAACCCCCTGAATTCTACCGGGCTTATTACGGAAACCTGTTAGGAGGACTTCTGTTACGGTTCTCCTTGCACGACGTTTACCATAGCTGGTGGTTTATTACTCTGGGGGGACTGCTAGGAATCAATCTCCTCGTCTGCACAGCCCGCCGGGTAAGACAAGTAAAGGGTATAAGGGGATGGGGATCCCTACTCCTACATGTTGGCGTGCTAGTAATCCTTGTGGGAGCCATACTTTCTGGGGCTTTAAAAAGAAGCGTTTATGTGGAAATGGGCGTGGGGGATAGCCTAGATCTTACTTCTTACGGTTTTCCTAATACAACCCTTACCGTAGAAAACTTTAAGATAGAATATTATCCTAACCTAGAGCCCAAGCAATACATAAGCTATGTAACCTTGAAGACCGCCCAAGGCAAGCAAACTAAGAAGGAAATTAAGGTTAACTATCCCCTGGAATTTGTTGGGTTTAAAATATATCAGGTGAGTTACGGCTGGCTCCTAAAAGGCCAAGTGGTATCCAGCGATAAAATAATCCCCTTTGAATTGCCAGATAAAAAAAGCCTTCCTCTAGATGAAACTAAGGGTATACGGTTACTTTTTATGTTTCTCCCCGACTACGATGAAGAAAGTGAAAGGTTGGAAACTCGTTCTCCTTTACCTCGTAATCCCCGCTTGGCCTCTGCTCTAATGAAAGGACACGAGATATTGGAGATAACCCTTATCCGTCCAGGGGAAACAGCTAAACTTAAGGAGTACTCTGTCACCTTTTCTGGCTACCGGTACTATACAGGCTTAGAAATAAAAAAAGATCCGGCTCTATGGATACTGTATGCCGGTTTTATATTGCTCCTAGGTGGCCTCGCTATGAGATACCTTTTTAGGTGA
- a CDS encoding cupin domain-containing protein codes for MHHNMDQSATQSLEARVANLRELVSYQEGSIVSRTLIDKKAGTVTLFAFAAGQGLSEHTAPYDALVQVLEGEVEITIAGQPFRLKSGEAIIMPANQPHALRALDNFKMLLTMIRS; via the coding sequence ATGCATCATAATATGGACCAGTCAGCAACTCAAAGTTTAGAAGCCCGAGTGGCCAACTTAAGGGAGTTGGTAAGTTACCAGGAAGGTTCCATTGTGAGCCGGACCCTTATCGATAAAAAGGCGGGGACAGTAACTTTATTCGCCTTTGCCGCTGGGCAAGGCTTAAGCGAGCATACAGCTCCTTATGATGCTTTGGTACAGGTGTTGGAGGGGGAAGTAGAGATTACCATAGCGGGTCAGCCCTTCAGGCTTAAAAGCGGGGAAGCCATAATTATGCCTGCCAACCAGCCTCACGCCCTTCGGGCGCTGGATAATTTTAAAATGCTTCTTACTATGATACGCTCTTAA
- the nrfD gene encoding NrfD/PsrC family molybdoenzyme membrane anchor subunit yields MVFNLFTLYHYSPVPAAIIINIALPRRKKECSVEDEHEELTRSGEEENGGLTVAGIVLVLAIILSSSFLFALNIAKPFWNTAILPLLFLGAAITSGGALLTILTSILWPEDKTLLALLKQVVLYSLALTAFIEFSEIFLAVKGDIPEHYEVARSLLVGRYAWPFGLGVVFLAFVLPVSLLLPLQSGGAKTLGGCISILAGFFTLRFLFVVPAQGVAVLKGLENAIMEPRYSYDYLPSIGEWLIVIFLCGLVAAVVLAGLDKLKEFRVVGEGNKEAKINA; encoded by the coding sequence TTGGTATTCAATCTGTTTACATTATATCATTACTCCCCGGTGCCCGCCGCCATCATTATTAACATAGCCTTACCCCGCAGGAAAAAGGAGTGCAGCGTCGAAGATGAACATGAAGAGTTAACGCGCTCGGGCGAAGAAGAAAACGGCGGGTTAACCGTTGCGGGAATCGTACTGGTATTGGCCATTATTTTAAGCAGCAGTTTCCTCTTTGCTTTAAACATAGCCAAGCCTTTCTGGAATACAGCCATCTTGCCTCTCCTGTTCTTAGGCGCGGCTATAACTTCTGGCGGGGCTTTGTTGACCATCCTCACCAGCATTCTGTGGCCCGAAGATAAAACCCTTCTAGCGCTACTTAAACAAGTGGTTCTGTATTCTTTAGCCCTTACAGCTTTTATAGAGTTTAGCGAGATTTTCCTGGCGGTTAAAGGCGATATCCCGGAACATTATGAAGTAGCTCGCTCTCTGCTCGTAGGCCGCTATGCTTGGCCTTTTGGGTTAGGGGTAGTGTTCCTAGCCTTTGTGCTGCCCGTTAGTTTGCTGCTCCCTCTCCAGTCGGGTGGGGCCAAGACTTTGGGGGGCTGCATATCTATACTGGCCGGTTTTTTCACCTTACGGTTCTTGTTTGTGGTACCTGCCCAGGGGGTTGCCGTCCTTAAGGGCTTGGAAAACGCTATTATGGAACCACGCTATTCCTACGACTATCTTCCCAGTATAGGAGAATGGTTAATTGTAATCTTCCTTTGCGGCCTGGTAGCAGCCGTAGTGCTAGCGGGCCTGGACAAACTTAAAGAATTCAGGGTGGTAGGAGAAGGGAACAAGGAGGCGAAAATAAATGCCTAA
- a CDS encoding twin-arginine translocation signal domain-containing protein → MPKGLLMNRRQFLKTSALLGGSAILLSKVEKAFNDVAEA, encoded by the coding sequence ATGCCTAAGGGCTTGCTTATGAACCGGCGACAGTTCCTTAAAACTTCCGCTCTTTTAGGAGGCTCGGCCATCTTGCTCTCTAAGGTGGAAAAGGCATTTAATGATGTAGCCGAAGCCTAA
- a CDS encoding molybdopterin-dependent oxidoreductase: MGKPESYIATVCLQCNTGCGIKAKIYDGVVVKIDGNPLNPWTMHPPLPYQSNLEEVAKIDGAICPKGQAGIQTLYDPYRLRKVLKRAGKRGENKWITIPFEQAVEEIVNGGYLFKNVPGEENRYVPGLKDIFALRNPKLSKEMAKDVKKIWSKELTVEQFKAKYKDHLKVLIDPDHPDLGPKNNQLVFMWGRLKKGREEFIKRFVQDGFGSVNTHGHTTVCQGSLYFLGKAMSEQYVFNESDGKMKWTGGQKFYWQADLQHARFVLFVGASPFEGNYGPSHRVPGITEGLASGRLKYAVIDPRFSKTAAKAWKWLPNKPGTEAALALAIIRWMIDNQRFNEMYVRNANKAAAKVDGEASWTNATWLVKIENGKPVRFLRGSDLGWPKQVREAEVKGQKVKYEFDPFIVLSAGQPVPCDPNDTDNPVEGDLLVDTSLNGHQVKSALQLLYDEARKKSFAEWAEVAGVNPADLEEVAKELLTSYGKAAAVDVHRGVSQHTNEFYNVFAWMCVNVLLGNFNWAGGMVKATTYDHFGEKKGKPYNLKELNPGKLSPFRISIIRHEVKYEETTLFKGYPSLRPWYPLSSDVYQEIIPSIGDSYPYPVKALFLYMGSPVYSLPAGHANIEILRNPEKLPLFVAIDITVGETSMYADYIFPYGNDKAGHNGFQPRFRSLGLWS; the protein is encoded by the coding sequence TTGGGCAAGCCAGAGAGCTATATAGCTACTGTCTGTTTGCAATGCAATACAGGGTGCGGGATAAAGGCCAAAATCTATGACGGTGTAGTGGTCAAGATCGATGGGAATCCCTTAAACCCCTGGACCATGCATCCTCCCCTGCCTTACCAGTCCAATCTAGAAGAGGTAGCCAAAATAGACGGTGCCATATGCCCCAAAGGTCAGGCCGGTATCCAAACTTTATACGATCCTTACCGCCTCCGGAAAGTCCTAAAACGGGCAGGCAAACGGGGGGAGAACAAGTGGATTACCATCCCCTTTGAACAGGCAGTGGAGGAAATAGTTAACGGCGGTTACCTGTTTAAAAACGTCCCTGGAGAGGAAAACCGTTATGTGCCGGGGTTGAAGGACATATTCGCTCTGCGCAACCCTAAGCTAAGTAAAGAGATGGCCAAGGACGTAAAAAAGATCTGGAGCAAGGAATTAACCGTAGAGCAGTTTAAGGCTAAGTATAAGGATCATTTGAAGGTCCTGATAGACCCAGATCACCCAGATTTGGGACCCAAAAATAACCAGTTAGTATTTATGTGGGGCCGCCTTAAGAAAGGACGAGAAGAATTTATCAAACGTTTTGTCCAGGATGGCTTCGGCTCGGTGAACACCCACGGTCATACCACTGTGTGCCAAGGCTCCCTTTATTTCCTGGGCAAGGCCATGAGTGAACAATATGTATTTAACGAGAGCGACGGGAAGATGAAATGGACAGGCGGGCAGAAATTTTACTGGCAAGCTGATCTCCAACATGCGCGCTTTGTGCTCTTTGTAGGTGCTTCGCCTTTCGAGGGCAACTACGGGCCTTCTCACCGTGTTCCCGGGATTACCGAGGGGCTGGCCAGTGGTCGCTTAAAATACGCCGTTATCGACCCCCGTTTTTCCAAGACTGCAGCTAAAGCCTGGAAGTGGTTGCCCAACAAACCTGGCACCGAAGCCGCCCTAGCCTTGGCTATAATCCGCTGGATGATCGATAACCAGCGTTTTAACGAAATGTATGTGCGCAATGCCAACAAGGCAGCGGCTAAGGTTGATGGTGAGGCTTCCTGGACTAATGCTACCTGGCTGGTGAAGATAGAAAACGGGAAACCGGTGAGATTCTTAAGAGGTTCGGACTTAGGATGGCCCAAGCAGGTTAGAGAAGCTGAGGTAAAGGGACAGAAGGTAAAGTATGAATTCGATCCCTTTATAGTCCTGTCTGCCGGTCAACCTGTCCCCTGCGACCCCAACGATACTGATAACCCTGTCGAAGGAGACCTACTGGTAGATACCAGTTTAAACGGGCACCAAGTTAAAAGCGCCTTACAACTCCTTTACGATGAAGCGAGGAAAAAATCCTTTGCCGAGTGGGCGGAAGTTGCCGGGGTCAACCCTGCTGACCTGGAGGAGGTAGCAAAAGAATTATTAACGTCCTACGGGAAAGCGGCGGCAGTAGACGTGCACCGGGGAGTATCCCAGCATACCAACGAGTTTTACAATGTTTTTGCCTGGATGTGTGTTAACGTTTTATTGGGTAATTTTAACTGGGCAGGGGGTATGGTAAAGGCAACAACTTACGATCACTTTGGAGAAAAGAAAGGAAAACCTTATAACCTCAAGGAGCTTAACCCGGGCAAACTCTCTCCTTTCAGGATAAGCATTATTCGCCATGAGGTGAAATACGAAGAGACTACCCTGTTCAAGGGATACCCGTCTTTACGACCCTGGTATCCCCTTTCCAGCGACGTTTACCAAGAAATCATACCTTCTATAGGCGACTCTTACCCTTATCCAGTCAAGGCCCTATTTCTTTACATGGGATCGCCGGTGTACTCCCTGCCGGCCGGCCATGCCAACATAGAGATACTGCGCAACCCGGAAAAACTCCCTCTTTTTGTGGCCATTGACATCACCGTGGGCGAAACTTCTATGTACGCTGATTATATTTTCCCTTACGGAAATGATAAGGCCGGGCACAATGGCTTTCAGCCTCGGTTTCGGTCACTGGGCTTATGGAGCTAG
- the cas3 gene encoding CRISPR-associated helicase Cas3', whose protein sequence is MRCSLAECLARPTGPGNREYPLYEHLLAVAHGVGRPDGDVFERLRFLAGLLHDAGKTRPGWQKYIRGHGQSVPHAFAGSMLFALCLDELLKRWDIPVKEKQAVLHLGVVLTFFLYEHHGDIPDTGQEYPPWIRRFMPGDLQDCDLKGILTLAVEYFPELEDLCKAGELSLATLERKLEAITLRWRKWSSDVQRYVGRLVERNNPYAQAARLCLQIENSRLVAADRFHAAGCILGEEKPYESISSEMAYEALQKIEEFCRARREALVAAGADEFLLEARGRWRNKAAETFVKEQGSNLFTLELPTGYGKTLTSLTVALEAVKRKLCRRIVYVAPYLSILSQAAAEIQSATGLDVMTYHHLSSFEKLGEEKAEDLERDEDIVLDSWQAPVVVTTFNQLFAALFPARAQHTLRLQGLKNSFVIVDEPQIISAGVWNLFLALMEAAAAELNLKVLLTTATLPELTGGIFGEVVSLGIAQPVVSRFRVETLGEGDEEYFACKAIEAYRSCGSVAVICNTIKDASEVYSIIKDQLGSEVVYFLSGRLTPLHKKDRIEEIRNAVNKGLQVIVVCTQVLEAGVDLSFRVVIRALPVIPSVVQAAGRCNRHGEEEIGRLYVIKLLRGNETDTRPYVYRDGDQRQVTDLCLTWYPTFSENEASQVVREFYKECFRRNTHQAVLQKLLKAAYGYHSVLRDVHPFGPEVPSCGIFVPRWWGKLDRAMEVVMRRFGISQPEDIWELYVRKDFLGSLSFTERKAFMGLMNHFVVQVPLEVAAEIGRCVPGRTILRLSEDTLYREDTGLSIVSREELNEAWFV, encoded by the coding sequence ATGCGCTGTTCTTTGGCAGAATGTCTAGCTCGTCCAACCGGGCCTGGCAACAGAGAATATCCCTTATACGAACACTTGTTAGCTGTAGCTCATGGAGTAGGCCGCCCCGATGGAGATGTCTTTGAACGGTTACGATTTTTAGCCGGGCTCTTGCACGATGCCGGTAAAACTCGACCCGGATGGCAGAAATATATACGCGGTCACGGCCAAAGTGTACCACATGCCTTTGCGGGCTCCATGCTATTCGCCCTTTGTTTGGATGAACTCCTGAAAAGATGGGATATACCTGTTAAAGAGAAACAGGCTGTCCTTCATTTAGGAGTGGTACTTACTTTCTTTCTCTATGAGCACCATGGGGACATACCTGACACAGGGCAAGAATATCCACCTTGGATCAGAAGATTCATGCCTGGAGATCTGCAAGATTGCGACCTAAAGGGGATCTTAACCCTAGCGGTAGAGTATTTTCCGGAGTTAGAGGACTTATGTAAAGCAGGTGAATTGTCTCTTGCTACCCTTGAAAGGAAGCTGGAGGCTATTACCTTACGTTGGCGGAAATGGTCCAGTGATGTGCAGCGTTATGTCGGTAGGCTAGTGGAAAGGAATAATCCATATGCCCAAGCGGCTCGACTATGCTTGCAGATAGAAAACTCGCGCTTGGTTGCTGCTGATCGGTTCCATGCCGCTGGTTGCATCCTAGGTGAAGAGAAACCATATGAGTCTATTAGTTCCGAGATGGCATACGAAGCTTTGCAAAAGATAGAAGAGTTCTGCCGCGCTCGGCGAGAAGCTTTGGTTGCGGCGGGAGCAGATGAGTTTTTACTAGAGGCTAGGGGAAGATGGCGAAACAAGGCAGCAGAGACATTTGTGAAGGAGCAGGGCAGTAACTTATTTACTCTGGAGCTTCCTACAGGATACGGTAAAACGTTAACTTCTCTGACGGTGGCCTTGGAGGCCGTTAAGCGAAAGTTATGTCGGCGTATTGTTTACGTGGCCCCTTATCTTTCTATATTATCTCAAGCGGCAGCGGAAATCCAAAGTGCCACTGGCCTAGATGTGATGACCTATCATCATCTTTCGTCGTTCGAAAAGCTTGGAGAAGAAAAAGCCGAGGATCTAGAAAGAGACGAGGATATAGTACTGGATTCTTGGCAGGCCCCGGTGGTGGTTACCACTTTCAATCAACTCTTTGCCGCCCTTTTCCCTGCTCGGGCCCAGCACACTTTGCGGCTTCAGGGGCTAAAGAATTCTTTTGTAATTGTAGATGAACCGCAAATTATAAGTGCTGGGGTTTGGAATCTTTTCTTGGCCCTTATGGAAGCTGCAGCCGCGGAGTTGAATCTCAAGGTCCTGTTGACAACCGCCACTCTTCCAGAATTGACTGGAGGTATTTTCGGAGAAGTTGTGTCTTTAGGTATAGCCCAGCCAGTAGTGTCACGCTTTAGGGTGGAAACGCTGGGGGAAGGAGATGAAGAGTACTTTGCCTGTAAAGCCATCGAAGCATATAGATCTTGCGGTTCTGTAGCTGTGATATGTAATACCATTAAAGATGCGTCAGAAGTATATTCAATAATAAAAGACCAGCTTGGTAGTGAGGTCGTTTATTTCCTTTCTGGCAGGCTCACCCCTTTGCATAAAAAGGACCGTATAGAAGAGATTAGAAACGCGGTAAACAAGGGCTTACAGGTTATAGTAGTTTGTACTCAAGTGCTGGAAGCTGGGGTAGATTTGAGTTTCCGTGTAGTGATACGTGCCTTGCCAGTTATTCCTTCTGTAGTACAGGCCGCTGGCAGATGCAACCGTCATGGAGAAGAGGAAATAGGAAGATTATACGTAATCAAACTTCTCCGCGGAAACGAAACCGACACACGACCATATGTTTATCGAGATGGAGACCAAAGGCAGGTTACTGACCTATGCCTTACTTGGTATCCTACCTTTTCTGAGAACGAAGCGTCTCAGGTGGTACGAGAGTTTTATAAGGAGTGTTTCCGACGCAACACCCACCAGGCTGTCTTACAGAAACTTTTAAAAGCAGCTTATGGCTACCATTCCGTTTTACGGGATGTTCATCCGTTTGGGCCGGAGGTCCCAAGTTGTGGAATTTTTGTACCACGATGGTGGGGCAAGCTCGATAGGGCAATGGAAGTTGTTATGAGAAGGTTTGGCATTTCTCAACCTGAGGATATATGGGAGTTATATGTACGAAAAGATTTTTTGGGGAGCTTGAGTTTTACCGAAAGGAAAGCTTTTATGGGACTGATGAATCACTTTGTGGTTCAGGTTCCTTTGGAAGTGGCTGCGGAAATTGGACGTTGTGTTCCCGGTCGGACGATACTACGTTTAAGTGAAGATACTTTATATCGGGAGGATACTGGTCTTTCTATAGTGTCTAGGGAGGAGCTAAACGAAGCCTGGTTTGTGTAA
- the cas5 gene encoding CRISPR-associated protein Cas5: MRNNRIQLLIFTLRGKLAHFRQPDTIITQATYPFPPRPTLHGLLASILGINLSTQEGRSFLDYEHYIGLSLLAPVRTVCMQMSLLGKGFISGETDFFNRPTVVELVVEPHYRVFYTGKCLHELAARIRCRQSVYHTYLGSAYCLTFPEYEDVVEANLLYPLPANYLDVHTVVPREAVAQVGIEPGLAYAAARGMPYRHCGGRIFEDTVNVLYEQTGKSIKVRLKENPPFPYQVLELETGEVIYLW, encoded by the coding sequence ATGAGAAACAATCGTATTCAGCTGTTAATATTCACTTTACGAGGAAAGCTGGCCCACTTCCGGCAACCTGATACCATTATTACCCAAGCCACATACCCGTTCCCGCCTCGCCCTACGCTTCATGGCCTCTTGGCATCTATCTTGGGGATCAATCTTTCGACTCAAGAAGGTAGATCTTTCCTAGACTATGAGCACTATATAGGACTTTCACTTTTGGCACCGGTGCGCACGGTATGTATGCAGATGTCACTTTTGGGGAAAGGCTTCATAAGCGGGGAGACCGACTTTTTCAATCGTCCTACGGTAGTGGAATTGGTAGTAGAACCCCATTACCGAGTTTTCTATACTGGGAAATGTTTACATGAATTGGCAGCTAGAATCCGCTGCAGGCAAAGTGTATACCATACTTATTTGGGCAGTGCCTACTGTCTGACTTTCCCCGAATACGAAGATGTAGTAGAAGCAAATTTGTTGTATCCCTTACCGGCAAACTACCTGGACGTTCATACCGTAGTACCTAGGGAAGCAGTAGCCCAAGTGGGAATAGAGCCTGGGTTAGCTTACGCTGCAGCACGAGGTATGCCCTATCGACATTGCGGAGGAAGAATCTTTGAAGACACTGTTAATGTACTTTATGAACAAACTGGGAAAAGCATTAAAGTGCGCCTGAAAGAGAATCCGCCTTTTCCTTATCAGGTCCTAGAGCTGGAGACAGGGGAAGTGATATACCTGTGGTAG
- a CDS encoding CRISPR-associated protein — protein MAVATGEILFVKCVKDGIPNRDPLNDSDARRIFGEEDGRISLSDVSIKRDVRDYVMAKYPDGGPEKRYFVWCREERAPDGKLYDRKKLADLILERAGRDKEVNKEKALLDSAFDMRVFGAVFSVKEQNFHRTGPVQFGWAHSLHPVETKYVQGTVVMPSDDEAGQGSIWTTYILPFAVFAMPGVINATIAMENNMTDDDVELLLEGLWKGTLHRQARGRGLQQPLLLVHVEYNDPFFRIGYLEDYIALEPEKERWLGSTPPTQLSEVALDVQKLARVLGPESPFANKIKRVRWWKNPELTLKGELPGTENKVW, from the coding sequence ATGGCAGTTGCCACAGGTGAAATTTTATTTGTTAAATGTGTTAAGGACGGTATACCCAACCGTGATCCACTTAATGATAGCGATGCACGGCGTATTTTCGGTGAGGAGGACGGCCGTATATCCCTTTCTGATGTAAGCATTAAAAGGGATGTCCGAGACTATGTTATGGCAAAGTATCCGGATGGTGGACCGGAAAAGCGCTACTTTGTCTGGTGTAGAGAAGAACGAGCGCCAGATGGGAAGCTCTATGACCGGAAAAAGCTGGCAGATCTTATCTTGGAAAGAGCTGGTAGAGATAAGGAAGTGAACAAGGAAAAGGCGTTACTTGACTCTGCGTTCGATATGCGAGTTTTCGGGGCTGTGTTCAGCGTAAAAGAACAAAACTTTCATCGTACAGGGCCTGTCCAATTCGGCTGGGCTCACTCCCTGCACCCTGTAGAAACTAAGTACGTTCAGGGAACTGTTGTTATGCCCAGCGATGATGAGGCCGGTCAAGGTTCTATTTGGACCACTTACATCCTTCCCTTTGCCGTTTTTGCCATGCCAGGCGTAATAAATGCTACTATTGCTATGGAAAACAACATGACTGATGACGACGTAGAACTATTGCTGGAAGGATTATGGAAAGGAACGCTTCATCGGCAGGCCAGAGGTAGAGGACTTCAACAGCCTCTATTGCTGGTACATGTAGAATATAATGATCCTTTCTTCCGCATTGGCTACTTAGAAGATTATATTGCTTTAGAGCCTGAGAAGGAACGGTGGTTGGGCAGTACCCCTCCCACGCAACTATCTGAGGTGGCGCTGGACGTTCAAAAGCTGGCTAGGGTGCTGGGCCCTGAAAGTCCCTTTGCCAACAAAATTAAGCGAGTCCGTTGGTGGAAAAATCCCGAGTTGACCTTAAAAGGAGAACTTCCGGGTACTGAGAATAAGGTGTGGTAA